The sequence TTCACATCGAGAACCCAAACGAGCACATGATCTACCTGATAGACAGGCTTACACTCATGATATTTGAGACGGGGCCATTCATAGTGCTCTCCGTGCTCTTCACGCTTTCTCTCTTTGCATATTTGGTCTGGATGCTCAGGGTTGCCTTTGAGAGGGGTGGTTACTGTGATAACCTACCGGCGTGATTTCAAGGACAAAGGCCTTTCAACCCTCGGCGATTCCCTCATCAACTTCATCTACTCCCTCGCACTGAGTGAGTTTACGGGCCGGCCAACGGGGGGAAGGGTTCCGAACTCATCACTGGCCATCGCGATAGAACGGGCGAAGCTGAGGCACCTCGTCCCGCCGAGGACGGACAAACACGGGAGAGGCGACATAGCGGAGGCG is a genomic window of Thermococcus guaymasensis DSM 11113 containing:
- a CDS encoding ribonuclease III family protein gives rise to the protein MTYRRDFKDKGLSTLGDSLINFIYSLALSEFTGRPTGGRVPNSSLAIAIERAKLRHLVPPRTDKHGRGDIAEAIIAYAWLEGAFTIEEAVEVLRANFTEDVLHPYRSKEALGMALGELLRFIGERLSL